The nucleotide sequence CACCTGGCGCGTGGTGTCGATGGTGTCGCACGCGAACTCGAAGAAGCCCTTCGCGCCGCGCTGCGCCGAGCTCAGCCGGAACGTCGCCGACGAGGTGATGGGCGGGATGACGTGGTGCGAGTAGTCCCACTTCGGCGTCTTCGACGACCCGTGGATGAGTCGCGTCCGGATGGCGTAGTCCTTGGACGGCCTGGAACCGTTGGGAGAGGGAGCAGCAGCTTTCTTGGCGTGCTTCGCGGTCTTCTTCATAGAGGGAAACTCGGTACTCAGTACTCGGTACTCATTTCAGGTACTGCAGCATCTCCTTGAACTCTTTCCCACCGGAGCCGCGCAGCAGCTCGTAGATGGCCATCTCGGTGGAGGAGATGACCGCGCCCGCCTCGCGCATGCGCTCGATCCCGACCTGCCAGTTCCACTCCGCCCGCGAGCCGCAGGCGTCGCTGGCGACGTGCACCGCGTAGCCCTGCCGCAAAGCGCCCAGCACGGTCTGCATCACGCAGATGTGCGTCTCCATCCCGCATACCAGCAGCGCGTCGCGCTCGCGGCCCAGTTTCTTCACGACACCGCAGAAGTCCTGGTTCCCGAAGCACCCAAACTCCAGCTTGTCGATGGGCTGCACGCCGGCAGGGAAGAGGGACGCGACTTCGGGCACCGTTGCGCCCAGGCCTCTAGCGTACTGCGTGGTCGCCAGCACCGGCAGCTTCAGGATCCCGGCCAGCCGCAGCAGAAGCTGCGCGTTCCGGACCAACCGCTCCTTCTGATGGATGGGCGGGAGCAACTTTTCCTGGATATCGACGACGACCAACGCCGTCCGCTCGGCCGTCAGCGGCATCCGCGCGGCGTCCTTCACGTCGGAGGTGGTCGTGATCATCCCTATGCTCGGTGCCATGGCGGCTATTCTAATTACGACAGGAGGGCGCAGGGGACGCGGAGGCGTTGTTTTTCTTCATCTTGGCGCCGGCGGCGGCATCTCGACGCTGGTTGATCAGACGGCAGATACCTTCGCGCATGTGCAGCACGTTGAAGTTCAACAGAAGGCCAAGGGGCTTGCCGCTGAGCTTGAGGTACGAGATCACCTGCGCCTCGTGGATCTGGAGGATCTGCTCGACCGACTTCAATTCAACGACCACGGAGTCTTCGACGATCAAGTCTGCCCGATACGCGTCCTCTATGCGCAGCGAGTCGTAACAGAGAGGAACGCAGACCTCGGCGTCCACTTTGAACCCTTGCTTGGTGAGTTCATACTGCAAGCACCTGCGATACGCGCTTTCGAGCAAGCCCGGACCGAGAGCAGTGTGGACCTTCATCGCTGCGGCGATGATCGCCCCGGTTACCTGATTCAATTCCACTGCGTCCTCCTGTCGATCCGGGTTTCTAGAAGGTTTCGCAGTAGCCATCTGGCCCGGCGACCGGCCCGACTTCCACCTTCTCGAAGATGAAGTCCCGGCCTGCGGCCAGCGCCTTCCGGTTCAGCTCCAGCATGTTCTTCTTATAGGCGCCGACCATGGTCTCGACCGTCCCCGCGGCTGTCTTTTCCGGCAGGAAGTCGGTCTCGGCGAGCAACGCGCCCAGCATCACGACGTTGGCGACCTTCTGCGAGCCCAGCTTGTCGGCGATCTCGCCGGCGGGCACGCATGCGACGTGCACATCGTTCGGGACAGCGTAGCCTTCCGGCAACGCGTCGCGGTTGTAGAGGATCAAACCGCCGGGCTTCACCTGCGCGGCGAACTTGCGCAGCGAGATCTCGTTCATCGCGATGAGCACGTCCGGGTGCGAGATGAGCGGCGACCCGATGCGCTCCTTCGACAGGCAGACATGGCAGTGCGCCGAACCGGAGCGCATCTCCGGGCCGTACGAAGGCAGCCAGCTCACCTCGAGGTTTTCGCGCATGCCCATCTCGGCGACGATCTGGCCGAGCAGCAACACGCCCTGGCCGCCGAAGCCTGCCACCTTG is from Terriglobales bacterium and encodes:
- a CDS encoding hydrolase, whose amino-acid sequence is MAPSIGMITTTSDVKDAARMPLTAERTALVVVDIQEKLLPPIHQKERLVRNAQLLLRLAGILKLPVLATTQYARGLGATVPEVASLFPAGVQPIDKLEFGCFGNQDFCGVVKKLGRERDALLVCGMETHICVMQTVLGALRQGYAVHVASDACGSRAEWNWQVGIERMREAGAVISSTEMAIYELLRGSGGKEFKEMLQYLK
- a CDS encoding GxxExxY protein — translated: MELNQVTGAIIAAAMKVHTALGPGLLESAYRRCLQYELTKQGFKVDAEVCVPLCYDSLRIEDAYRADLIVEDSVVVELKSVEQILQIHEAQVISYLKLSGKPLGLLLNFNVLHMREGICRLINQRRDAAAGAKMKKNNASASPAPSCRN